From a single Papaver somniferum cultivar HN1 unplaced genomic scaffold, ASM357369v1 unplaced-scaffold_19, whole genome shotgun sequence genomic region:
- the LOC113338631 gene encoding uncharacterized protein LOC113338631 — protein sequence MNVNIDSIAGNFDTVKDWVISWFTSTGNDASVLCLEDSQFVTRIMCTMWYIWKDRCSLVFQGIKPNVQTSSTRVSNLIQQCINYFDTNTRGSNNLQVQVWVPPKNNFIKINIDGSYIPSIKKGSVGIIIRNFSGHCLRAIGYRFEEEVDEEYGVEYFECKSLELAVNWMEDLQIGRVIFEMDCDNVIRYVMEQQSQVHWFNSSIIERVEAKSNSSSKLWFFKSIHRLGNNVSHSLARKARDEDQDFCFTSSFPDSIINLLNNDLSNIAV from the coding sequence ATGAATGTCAATATAGATAGCATTGCAGGTAATTTTGATACTGTAAAGGATTGGGTAATCTCTTGGTTTACAAGTACTGGCAATGATGCTTCTGTTTTATGTTTAGAGGATTCTCAATTTGTGACTAGAATCATGTGTACCATGTGGtacatatggaaagataggtgttCTCTTGTGTTTCAGGGTATTAAACCTAATGTGCAGACTTCTAGTACTAGAGTTTCTAATCTTATACAACAATGTATTAACTACTTTGATACTAATACTAGAGGCAGTAATAACTTGCAGGTTCAGGTTTGGGTTCCACCTAAAAATAACTTCATCAAAATAAACATTGATGGTTCATATATCCCATCAATTAAAAAGGGCTCAGTTGGTATAATAATTCGTAATTTTTCAGGTCACTGCTTAAGAGCCATTGGTTATAGATTTGAAGAGGAGGTAGATGAAGAATATGGAGTTGAATATTTTGAGTGTAAATCTTTGGAATTGGCAGTAAATTGGATGGAGGATTTGCAGATTGGTAGAGTTATTTTCGAGATGGATTGTGATAATGTGATTCGTTATGTAATGGAACAACAGTCACAGGTTCATTGGTTCAACTCAAGTATTATTGAGAGAGTTGAGGCTAAAAGTAATAGTAGTAGTAAACTATGGTTTTTTAAGTCTATTCATAGATTGGGCAATAATGTATCTCACTCTTTAGCTCGTAAAGCAAGAGATGAGGATCAAGATTTCTGTTTTACGTCAAGCTTTCCTGATTCCATTATCAATTTGTTGAACAATGATCTTAGCAACATTGCAGTCTAA
- the LOC113339000 gene encoding mavicyanin-like, with protein MGLALERVMFFMALAVLCVTSSMAEVYMVGDGYGWTSWETGSMPDYKEWSASKAFKIGDSIVFEYEPEWHNVVQVSYENYKKCNASSPIKTFTSGIDLIPIKAEGHLFYICGVSDHCEMGQKVDIRVVDRDIRLDIGVLADRATPEPPTTSAPAPSSSAPAPSPSVSAPAPSPSNAVTISKGLIGKFGFVILAVAAVVAY; from the exons ATGGGTCTTGCACTTGAGAGAGTTATGTTTTTCATGGCTTTAGCTGTTTTGTGTGTTACTTCTTCAATGGCTGAAGTTTACATGGTTGGTGATGGCTATGGATGGACATCATGGGAAACTGGTAGCATGCCTGATTACAAAGAATGGTCTGCTTCAAAAGCCTTCAAAATTGGCGATTCCATTG TTTTCGAGTATGAGCCAGAGTGGCACAATGTGGTCCAAGTGAGTTACGAGAACTACAAGAAATGCAACGCTTCATCACCAATCAAAACCTTCACTTCTGGCATAGATTTAATTCCAATTAAGGCTGAGGGACACTTATTCTACATTTGTGGAGTTTCTGACCACTGTGAAATGGGACAAAAAGTTGATATTAGAGTCGTGGATCGTGATATTAGACTTGATATTGGAGTACTTGCTGATCGTGCTACCCCTGAACCTCCAACAACTTCAGCACCAGCACCTTCTTCTTCCGCTCCTGCACCTTCACCATCAGTCAGTGCTCCAGCTCCTTCACCAAGCAATGCTGTGACTATTTCAAAGGGTCTTATTGGAAAGTTTGGTTTCGTTATTCTTGCAGTAGCAGCTGTTGTTGCTTACTAG
- the LOC113338632 gene encoding scopoletin glucosyltransferase-like: MAYGHMIPMFDIAKMFASRGVKATIVTTPANASTFSNAAERNRLLNLDVNVQILQFPAKEVGLPEGCENLDDLDALDTIHTFLKAVNMLQQPLERLLEDYQPDFIVADFTLHWATESAAKFDIPRFVFHGTNIFWQCVEHSLNCNKPFTDITSDTETFVVPDLPDKIEMTISQVPDPFKVETSFTEMVQQIKDSELKSYGVLVNSFYKLESGYADYYRNTMGRRAWQIGPVSLRNNNNIDKAQRGKQSAVDEHYVLNWLDSKEPNSVLYICFGSTSKMNNAQLLEIAKALEDQEFSFVWVLRKTRDIEEKSFLPECFEEKIKGKGLIIREWAPQVLILDHPSIGGFMTHCGWNSILEGVSAGVPLITWPMFADQLYNEILVTQVLKTGIRAGTQKWNLWFETDYVSTKKDEIEKAINQLMGDGEEAKEMRSKARELSELARKAVEEDGSSNTEFTSLLEELRLYNEPST; this comes from the coding sequence ATGGCTTATGGGCACATGATTCCGATGTTCGACATTGCAAAAATGTTTGCTTCCCGAGGTGTTAAGGCCACCATAGTTACTACTCCGGCGAACGCTTCCACCTTCTCAAACGCTGCAGAAAGAAATAGATTATTAAATCTCGATGTCAATGTTCAAATACTTCAATTTCCTGCAAAAGAAGTTGGTTTGCCGGAAGGTTGTGAAAACCTTGATGACTTGGATGCACTTGATACGATCCACACGTTTCTCAAGGCTGTCAACATGCTCCAACAACCATTGGAGCGGCTCTTGGAAGATTACCAACCAGATTTTATTGTCGCTGATTTTACATTACATTGGGCAACTGAGAGTGCGGCAAAATTTGACATCCCCCGCTTTGTCTTTCATGGAACAAATATATTCTGGCAGTGCGTTGAGCATAGCTTGAATTGCAACAAACCATTCACAGATATCACGTCTGATACAGAAACTTTTGTGGTGCCAGATCTCCCTGACAAGATAGAGATGACTATATCCCAAGTGCCTGatccttttaaggttgaaacctCGTTTACTGAAATGGTTCAACAAATAAAAGATTCAGAACTTAAGAGCTACGGAGTTTTAGTAAACAGTTTCTACAAGTTGGAGTCAGGTTATGCAGATTACTACAGGAACACTATGGGAAGAAGAGCATGGCAAATAGGCCCGGTTTCCCTCCGGAATAATAACAACATAGATAAAGCTCAACGAGGAAAGCAATCCGCCGTCGATGAACATTATGTTTTGAACTGGCTTGACTCAAAGGAACCCAACTCAGTTCTTTACATTTGTTTTGGGAGCACTTCTAAAATGAATAATGCACAATTGTTAGAAATAGCAAAGGCTCTTGAAGATCAGGAATTTTCATTTGTTTGGGTTTTAAGAAAAACTCGGGACATCGAAGAAAAGAGTTTTTTGCCCGAATGTTTcgaagagaaaatcaaaggaaaGGGTTTGATAATAAGAGAATGGGCACCACAAGTACTTATCCTTGATCATCCATCCATCGGTGGGTTCATGACTCATTGTGGCTGGAACTCTATACTTGAAGGTGTGAGCGCTGGGGTTCCCTTGATCACATGGCCTATGTTTGCAGACCAATTATACAATGAGATTCTTGTTACTCAGGTGCTGAAGACGGGGATTCGAGCTGGCACTCAAAAATGGAACCTATGGTTCGAAACAGATTATGTATCCACAAAGAAGGATGAGATAGAAAAGGCAATCAATCAGCTGATGGGTGATGGAGAAGAAGCAAAGGAAATGAGAAGTAAAGCCAGGGAACTAAGTGAATTGGCTAGGAAAGCTGTAGAAGAAGATGGGTCGTCTAACACCGAATTTACTTCTTTGCTCGAAGAGTTGAGACTCTATAACGAACCATCAACATAG